A window from Gemmatimonadales bacterium encodes these proteins:
- a CDS encoding SDR family oxidoreductase: protein MDLGIAGRAAFVGGSSSGLGKAIATTLAAEGARVAVNGRDAARCDAVAAGIRAATNTDAVSFPGDVADPRTAEQLVLAVTEKFGRLDILVCNAGGPPATTFAEAPPEAWQRALELSLLSTIHLARAAVPIMKRARWGRIVCLTSVAARQPLANLILSSTARAGVLGFAKSLSDEVGSDGILVTCVCPGYFKTDRVKDLAADRARRQGKTQEEVLASQIAGVPLKRMGDPDELASAVAFLASERASYITGAVLSVDGGYLRAIS from the coding sequence ATGGACCTCGGGATCGCCGGACGCGCTGCGTTCGTGGGCGGCTCATCGTCCGGTCTCGGCAAGGCCATCGCTACGACGCTGGCGGCGGAAGGCGCGCGGGTCGCCGTGAACGGGCGCGACGCCGCCAGGTGCGATGCCGTGGCCGCCGGGATCCGCGCTGCGACCAACACCGACGCGGTCTCCTTCCCCGGTGACGTGGCCGATCCGCGAACGGCCGAGCAGCTGGTGCTCGCTGTCACTGAGAAGTTCGGGCGCCTGGACATCCTGGTGTGCAACGCCGGTGGCCCGCCGGCGACCACCTTCGCGGAAGCGCCGCCCGAGGCTTGGCAGCGCGCCCTGGAGCTGTCGCTGCTATCCACGATCCACCTCGCCAGGGCCGCCGTGCCGATCATGAAGCGGGCCAGGTGGGGCCGTATCGTCTGCCTCACCTCGGTCGCGGCGCGGCAGCCACTCGCCAACCTCATCCTCTCATCCACCGCCCGCGCGGGCGTGCTCGGCTTCGCCAAGAGCCTGTCGGACGAAGTGGGATCGGACGGCATCCTGGTGACCTGCGTCTGTCCCGGCTACTTCAAGACCGACCGCGTGAAGGACCTCGCCGCCGACCGCGCCAGGCGCCAGGGGAAGACGCAAGAGGAAGTGCTGGCGTCGCAGATCGCCGGGGTGCCGCTCAAGCGGATGGGCGATCCCGACGAGCTGGCCTCCGCGGTCGCCTTCCTCGCGTCCGAACGAGCCTCCTATATTACCGGCGCCGTGTTGTCGGTCGACGGCGGGTATCTGCGCGCCATCAGCTAG
- the tdh gene encoding L-threonine 3-dehydrogenase, with protein MKAIVKASAGPGLVVRDVPKPACGPADVLIEVHHAGVCGTDLHIAEWDAWAEGRIKPPLVLGHEFAGEVVEVGSAVRGEFEPGQLVTAEGHIVCGHCLQCRTGNGHICKRTSIIGVDRAGAFAEFIAMPATNVMQLDGIPTEIGAIMDPMGNAFHTVLSAEIPGSVVLVLGCGPIGCFAVGIARAAGAKAVIAVDVNPKRLALAEKMGATRAMRPAEDVEAAVMELSEGNGADVVCEMSGAVSALHGAFKLVRNGGRVQLLGIPHGEVPIDFATEIIFKGITIYGVIGRRMYETWNQMQRFLRSGLFDPRPVITHRFPLEQIDDALAAIRSGDAGKVILSIGS; from the coding sequence ATGAAGGCGATCGTCAAAGCGTCCGCGGGTCCTGGGCTGGTCGTGCGCGACGTGCCGAAGCCCGCGTGCGGTCCCGCCGACGTCCTGATCGAGGTCCACCACGCCGGCGTCTGCGGCACCGACCTCCACATAGCCGAGTGGGACGCGTGGGCAGAGGGGCGCATCAAGCCGCCGCTGGTATTGGGTCACGAGTTCGCGGGCGAAGTGGTCGAGGTGGGGAGCGCCGTGCGCGGCGAGTTCGAGCCCGGGCAGCTCGTCACCGCCGAAGGGCACATCGTATGTGGGCACTGCCTGCAGTGCCGGACCGGCAACGGGCACATCTGCAAGCGCACCTCGATCATCGGCGTGGACCGCGCCGGCGCTTTCGCCGAGTTCATCGCAATGCCGGCGACCAACGTGATGCAGCTCGACGGCATCCCCACCGAGATCGGCGCGATCATGGACCCGATGGGGAACGCGTTCCACACGGTCCTCAGCGCGGAGATCCCGGGCAGCGTGGTGCTGGTGCTGGGTTGCGGGCCGATCGGCTGCTTCGCGGTGGGGATAGCTCGGGCCGCGGGCGCCAAGGCGGTGATCGCGGTGGACGTGAACCCGAAGCGGCTCGCCCTCGCCGAGAAGATGGGCGCGACCCGAGCCATGCGCCCGGCCGAGGACGTCGAGGCCGCGGTGATGGAGTTGTCGGAGGGCAACGGCGCCGACGTGGTGTGCGAGATGTCGGGCGCGGTGAGCGCGCTCCACGGCGCCTTCAAGCTGGTGCGCAACGGCGGCCGGGTGCAGCTCCTGGGCATCCCCCACGGCGAGGTGCCGATCGACTTCGCCACCGAGATCATCTTCAAGGGGATCACCATCTACGGCGTCATCGGCCGCAGGATGTACGAGACCTGGAACCAGATGCAGCGGTTCCTGCGGTCCGGCCTCTTCGACCCCAGGCCCGTCATCACGCACCGCTTCCCCCTCGAACAGATCGACGATGCGCTCGCCGCCATCCGGAGCGGCGACGCCGGCAAGGTCATCCTCTCCATCGGATCCTGA